From Juglans regia cultivar Chandler chromosome 8, Walnut 2.0, whole genome shotgun sequence, the proteins below share one genomic window:
- the LOC108998167 gene encoding rust resistance kinase Lr10-like, translating to MYDDVEKFLQSQNNLMPIRYSFSEIKKMTKGFRESLGEGGYGTVFKGILQSGRLVAVKMLSQSKANGQDFINEVATIGRIHHVNIVQLIGFCVHGSKRALVYEFMPNGSLNKHIFSSDSANILNYDKTYDIALGVARGIEYLHQGCDMQILHFDIRPHNILLDENLKPKISDFGLAKLYPVEDSIVPLTRARGTFGYMAPEMLYKNIGDVSHKADVYSFGMLLMEMVSRRKNLHASTEHLSQIYFPTWIYDQFHDGKNIEIQDATEDERKICKKMMIVALWCIQLKPSDRPSMNNVIKMLEGDVECLQVPLKSLQPSLKRERKGDRDNSNQASSSIQSDE from the coding sequence ATGTACGACGATGTTGAGAAATTTCTACAAAGCCAAAATAACCTCATGCCAATAAGGTACTCTTTctcagaaattaagaaaatgaccaaAGGTTTTAGGGAAAGTTTGGGTGAAGGAGGATATGGCACAGTATTTAAAGGAATACTTCAAAGTGGGCGTCTTGTAGCAGTAAAGATGTTAAGCCAATCCAAAGCAAATGGGCAAGATTTTATCAATGAAGTAGCAACCATTGGAAGGATCCATCATGTGAATATAGTGCAActcattggtttttgtgttcatGGTTCAAAGCGTGCCCTTGTATATGAGTTCATGCCCAATGGATCtctaaacaaacacattttttcatcagaTTCGGCAAATATCCTCAATTACGATAAAACATATGATATTGCTTTAGGAGTGGCTCGCGGGATTGAGTATTTACATCAAGGATGTgacatgcaaattttacattttgacATTAGGCCTCACAACATTCTTCTTGACGAGAATTTGAAACCCAAAATTTCGGATTTTGGCTTAGCAAAATTATACCCGGTGGAAGATAGTATCGTTCCTTTGACTCGTGCAAGAGGAACGTTTGGATACATGGCTCCTGAAatgctttacaaaaatattggagACGTTTCACACAAAGCTGATGTCTATAGCTTTGGAATGTTGTTGATGGAAATGGTGAGTAGAAGAAAGAACTTGCATGCATCTACAGAACATTTAAGCCAAATTTACTTCCCCACTTGGATATATGATCAATTCCATGATGGAAAGAATATAGAAATACAAGATGCCACAgaagatgaaaggaaaatatgtaagaagatgatgatagtcGCATTATGGTGCATACAATTGAAGCCTAGCGATCGTCCATCAATGAACAACGTCATCAAAATGCTTGAAGGAGATGTTGAATGCTTACAAGTTCCTCTCAAGTCtctccaaccatcactaaagagagagagaaagggtgaTAGAGATAATTCAAATCAAGCTTCATCGTCAATTCAATCAGATGaataa